A portion of the Calothrix sp. 336/3 genome contains these proteins:
- a CDS encoding PH domain-containing protein, whose amino-acid sequence MGIREEVYFEGGPHIGDLILNILIGFTVVGIPLTVGAIVRALWLRFRITDRRISVTGGWMGRDRSDIIYSEIVKIVKVPRGLGIWGDMVITMKNGSRLELRAIPRFRELYDYINDKVTAKNPNVSSGAN is encoded by the coding sequence ATGGGCATTCGTGAAGAAGTTTATTTTGAAGGTGGTCCTCACATTGGGGATTTGATATTAAACATACTGATAGGGTTTACAGTTGTTGGCATACCATTAACGGTAGGGGCAATTGTTAGAGCTTTATGGCTGCGTTTTCGGATTACTGATCGGCGGATTTCTGTAACTGGTGGTTGGATGGGACGCGATCGCAGTGACATCATTTACTCAGAAATCGTCAAAATCGTCAAAGTCCCCAGGGGTTTAGGCATTTGGGGAGATATGGTGATCACCATGAAAAATGGTAGTCGTTTAGAGTTGCGAGCCATTCCCAGGTTCCGAGAACTTTATGACTACATTAACGACAAAGTCACTGCTAAAAATCCTAATGTTAGTAGTGGGGCAAATTAA
- the rnpA gene encoding ribonuclease P protein component, whose protein sequence is MALPKTHRLKSRQDFQAVFREGLRRHGLYMTLRALKPSSGKKPSLDAASQNLFAEPLIPVRIGISISTKVSKRAVVRNRLKRQISAAFYQLLPKLAPGWRLVVVVKPTAGESKCVTQQILQELEQLLAQTEVFNGHS, encoded by the coding sequence GTGGCGTTGCCGAAGACGCATCGATTGAAATCGCGTCAAGATTTCCAGGCAGTTTTCCGGGAAGGGTTGCGTCGTCATGGCTTGTACATGACGTTAAGAGCTTTAAAACCTTCATCAGGTAAAAAGCCTTCTCTGGATGCTGCCAGCCAGAATTTATTTGCAGAACCTCTAATTCCTGTCCGCATTGGTATCTCGATTAGCACGAAAGTAAGTAAGCGGGCAGTAGTGCGTAACCGTCTCAAAAGACAAATTTCCGCCGCCTTTTACCAATTATTGCCAAAGTTAGCGCCGGGATGGCGATTAGTGGTGGTAGTCAAACCAACTGCTGGAGAATCTAAGTGCGTAACCCAACAAATTCTGCAAGAATTAGAGCAGTTGTTGGCTCAAACTGAGGTATTCAATGGGCATTCGTGA
- a CDS encoding DUF2808 domain-containing protein — protein sequence MRRLLTACAVTGCLLAGLPAIGLAESLPGLTIFSGVEGKNQLPFRLDFGGNTNGWDRYRLRIPAKKMKYAVSRLVITYPRHFRGDFDPKKMEVTVRDKKVALSEVKFDKENRVIELYLQEPIAAGSKTEVVLSNVKNPAFGGMFYFNCAIESPGDVLARHIGTWIISIN from the coding sequence ATGCGACGTTTACTTACTGCTTGTGCTGTAACTGGCTGTTTATTAGCTGGCTTACCTGCTATTGGTTTAGCCGAAAGTCTTCCCGGATTGACTATTTTTAGCGGTGTGGAAGGCAAAAATCAGCTACCCTTCCGCCTAGACTTTGGTGGAAATACTAACGGTTGGGATCGCTATCGTTTGCGGATACCCGCAAAGAAAATGAAATATGCTGTTTCCCGCTTAGTAATTACCTATCCTCGACACTTTAGAGGTGATTTCGATCCCAAAAAGATGGAAGTCACAGTTAGAGATAAAAAAGTTGCCTTGTCGGAAGTGAAATTTGACAAGGAAAATCGAGTGATTGAATTGTATCTCCAAGAACCAATTGCCGCCGGCAGCAAAACAGAAGTCGTCCTTTCTAACGTCAAAAATCCGGCGTTTGGTGGTATGTTTTACTTCAACTGTGCAATCGAGTCACCTGGCGATGTCTTAGCCCGTCACATTGGAACTTGGATTATTAGCATTAATTAG
- the rpmH gene encoding 50S ribosomal protein L34: MQRTLGGTCRKRKRTSGFRARMRTPDGRNVIRARRARGRYRLSV; this comes from the coding sequence ATGCAAAGAACTCTGGGCGGAACTTGTCGAAAAAGAAAAAGAACATCTGGTTTTCGTGCCAGAATGCGGACTCCAGATGGGAGAAACGTGATTCGGGCAAGAAGAGCAAGAGGGCGCTATCGTTTAAGCGTTTAG